CGATGAGCCGCTTGGCCACATCGTCGATGCTCACACCGGTCGCCTTGGTCAGCGGCCGGACGTCGATGATGCACTCGTGCGCGACCAGACCGCCGGGGCCGGTGTAGAGCACCGGGTAGTGCGGCTCCAGGCGCTTGGCGATGTAGTTGGCGCTCAGCACCGCGACCTGGGTGGCGCGCTTGAGGCCCTCGCCGCCCATCAGGCGGACGTACGCCCAGGAGATCGGCAGGATGCCGGCCGAGCCCCAGGGCGCCGCGGAGATCGGTCCCACACCCGTCTCGGGGCCCGCAGCGGGCTGGAGCGGGTGGTTGGGCAGGTACGGCGCCAGGTGGGCGCGCACGCCGACCGGACCGACACCCGGGCCACCGCCGCCGTGCGGGATGCAGAACGTCTTGTGCAGGTTGAGGTGCGAGACATCGCCGCCGAACTTGCCGGGCTCGGCGAGGCCGACCAGCGCGTTGAGGTTGGCGCCGTCGACGTAGACCTGACCGCCGGCGTCGTGCACCGCCGCGCAGATCTGGGTGATGTGCTCCTCGAACACTCCGTGCGTGGAGGGGTAGGTGACCATCAGGACCGCGAGTTCGTCACGGTGCTTCTCGATCTTGGCGTGCAGATCGTCGGTGTCGACCTCGCCGTCCTCGCCGGTCTTGACGACGACGACCTTCATCCCGGCCATCACCGCGCTGGCGGCGTTGGTGCCGTGCGCGGAGGACGGGATCAGACAGACGGTGCGCTGCTCGTCGCCGTTGGCGCGGTGGTAGGCGCGCACCGCCAGCAGACCGGCCAGCTCGCCCTGCGATCCGGCGTTCGGCTGGATGGAGACCTTGTCGTAGCCGGTGACCGTGGCCAGCCGCTCCTCCAGCTCCTGGATGAGCGTGAGGTAGCCCTGAGCCTGGGCGGCCGGCGCGAACGGGTGCAGCTGGCCGAAGGCGGGCCAGGTGACCGGCTCCATCTCGGTGGTCGCGTTCAGCTTCATCGTGCAGGAACCGAGCGGGATCATGCCGCGGTCCAGCGCGTAGTCCTTGTCGGCGAGGGTGCGCAGGTAGCGCAGCATCGCGGTCTCGGAGCGGTACTGGTGGAAGACCGGGTGGGCGAGGTAGTCGTCGCTGCGCAGCAGGGCCTGCGGCAGCGTCTCCGCGGCGGCCGCGTCCAGCTGCTCGACGTCGCCGTGCAGACCGAAGGCACCCCAGACGCCGGCCAGCTGCGCGCGCCCGGTGGTCTCGTCGCAGGCGATGCCGACCAGGTCGGCGTCGACCTGCCGGAGGTTGACACCGGCCTCGCGGGCGGCCGCGACGACCTCGGCGGCCCGGCCGGGCACCCGCGCGGTCAGCGTGTCGAAGTACGCGTCGTGGACGATCTCCACCCCGCCGGCCCGCAGGCCCTCGGCGAGGACCGCGGCGTAGCGGTGGGTGCGCCGGGCGATCGTCCGCAGGCCCTCGGGCCCGTGGTAGACCGCGTACATGCCGGCCATGACGGCGAGCAGCACCTGCGCCGTGCAGATGTTGCTGGTGGCCTTCTCCCGGCGGATGTGCTGCTCACGGGTCTGGAGCGCGAGGCGGTAGGCCTTGCTGCCGTCGGCGTCGACGGAGACGCCCACCAGACGTCCGGGGAGGCTGCGGGCGAACTGGTCGCGTACGGCCATGAAGCCGGCGTGCGGTCCGCCGAAGCCCATCGGGACGCCGAAGCGCTGGGTGGTGCCGACGGCGATGTCCGCGCCGAGCTCACCGGGCGAGGTCAGCAGCGTCAGGGCCAGCAGATCGGCGGCGACGGTGACGATCGCGCCCAGCTCGTGGGCCTGCTCGATGACGGGGCGGGGGTCACTCACCGCACCGGAGGCGCCCGGGTACTGGAGCAGCACACCGAAGACACCCCGCTCGGCGATCTCGGCCGGAATGCCGTCGGACAGATCCGCGACCACGACCTCGACGCCGGTGGGCTCCGCGCGGGTCTGGATCACGGCGATGGTCTGCGGCAGACAGTCGGCGTCGATCAGGAAGACGCCCTGCTTGACCTTGCCGACCCGGCGGGAGAGCGCCATCGCCTCGGCGGCCGCGGTGCCCTCGTCCAGCAGCGAGGCGCCGGAGGTGGGCAGTCCGGTCAGGTCGGCGACCATCGTCTGGAAGTTCAGCAGCGCCTCGAGGCGGCCCTGCGAGATCTCCGGCTGGTAGGGGGTGTAGGCCGTGTACCAGGCCGGGTTCTCCATGACGTTGCGCAGGATCACGGGCGGCGTGAACGTGCCGTAGTAGCCGAGTCCGATCATGGACGCCAGCACCTGGTTACGGTCCGCGAGGCCGTGCAGCTCCTGAAGGACCTCGGCCTCGGTACGGGCCTGCGGCAGGCCGAGCGCCTCCGCGCTCTTGATCACGTCGGGGACGGCGGTGGCGGTGAGCTCGTCCAGCGAACCGAACCCGACGTGCGCGAGCATCTTCGCCTGCGCCTCGTGGTCGGGACCGATGTGACGGTGCTCGAACGGGGTGCCGCGTTCCAGCTCGGTCAAGGAGATGCGATTGGTGGTCATCTGCGGGGGCCTCCTGGTCGGCGCGACCTACGAGGGGCACCGCGACGCGGGTGCCCGGACGGCCTCCCCCTCTGTCATCTCAACCTGAGAGTTTCACCGGCCCGCACGAGGCGGCCCGGCTTTCACCGTCGGTGAGGAGGGGCCCCGGCACTGTGCCTTCCGTCGCCCGCCCTGCTTTCCAGAGTGACCTCACCCATGCGGTACGTGTGCCTGAGAGATTCCGGGGAGGATTTGCTCCTTCGGCGCCCAGGTCGCGAACGACACAGGACTCTCCCGCACGGGGTCTGCGGCCATTGGCCAGCCTACCAGCGCCGCTCTCGAAGGCTCCTTCGAGTGGCCAGGGCATGAAATGTGCCGTTTGGTAGTTGTCAGAGGGCAGTTGCGACCAATTGGAGGGGCCGTGCAAACCGATATCGATCCCCGGAGCCTGATCGGCCGCAAAGCGTTCGACCGTAACGGCACCAAAATAGGCACGATCGACGAGGTATATCTCGACGACGCGACGGGGGAACCGGAGTGGGCGGCCGTGCGTACCGGACTCTTCAGCCGGGACGCGTTCGTCCCCCTGGAACCCAGCAAGATGGTCGGTGAGGGCCTGCACATTCCTTATGACCGCAAGTTGATCAAGGATGCGCCGGACTTCGGTGTCGGCCGTCACCTCTCGCCTGAGCAGGAACTTCAGCTCTATCACCACTACCGACTGGATATCTCTTCCCCGACCTCCGACCCGGTGTCCTCCCCCGGCTCCGGCGACAAGGACTTCGGCAGGATCGCCGGCTCGGACGACTGACCGTCCGCCGGCCCCCCGCGCACCAGCGGCAGGGGCTCCCCCGGCCGCAGCGCCGGATCCTCGACAGCAAAGGTCCGCACCCTTCCCGGTGCGGACCATGGCGTTTCGAAGCGTACGGTCACCCTCCCCACCCCACTGCCCTGCACCCACCCGGCCCCGTACTCGTCGTGCACCACGTCCAGTCCCGGATGCCAGCGCCGCGGCCGCTCCTCCTCGGCCTCGTGCGGCTCCGTCCCGCCGCCGGCCGCCTCCGCCGCGGCTGCCGCGGCCTTCGCGGTCTCCTCCGCCTCCCGCTCCGTCGCCACCTGGGCGAAGAGGTCCTCCTGCGTGAAGTCGGCCAGTCCGCTGACCCCCACACCCAGCAGCCGCACCCCGCCGGTGGTGTCCACCATCTCCAGCAGCCGCGCCGCGGCCTCCCGTATCACCGCCGGGTCGTCGGTGGGCCCCCGGAGCGTCTCGGAGCGGGTCAGCGTCGAGAAGTCGTAGTTGCGCACCTTGATGACCACCGTCCGTCCCGACCGCCCGGCGGCCCGCAGCCGCTGGACGCAGCGGTCGGCCAGCCGCAGCACCTCACTGCGCACCCGGGTCCGGTCGGTCAGATCGACCTCGAAGGTGTCCTCGACCGAGATGGACTTCGCATCCCGCTCGGCCACCACGGGCCGGTCGTCCCGGCCCAGCGCCATCGCATACAGCCCCGCGCCGTGCGCCTTGCCCAGCAGCCGCACCAGCTCGGCCTCACCGGCCTCCGCGGTCTCGGCGACGGTGTGGATCCCGGCCCGGCGCAGCGTCTCGGCCGTCGCGGGCCCCACCCCGGGCAGCGTCCGCACCGTCATCGGGCCCAGCAGCTCCCGTTCGGTACCGGGCTCGATCACCACCAGGCCGTCCGGCTTGGCCGCCTCGGACGCGATCTTCGCCAGCAGCTTCGCGCCGGCCAGCCCCACCGAGCCGGTCAGGCCCGTGGCGGAGCGGATGTCGCGGCGCAGCTGCTCCCCCACGCCCCGCACGGCGGCCGTCTCGGGCGGCACCCCGCCCGCTTCCAGGTCGACGAACGCCTCGTCCAGGCTCAGCGGCTCCACGAGCGGCGACAGCGCGTGCAGCAGCTCCATCACCGCCTCACTCACCTGGCGGTACAACGTGAAGCGAGGGGTGAGATAGGCGGCGTTGGGGCACAGCCGGCGCGCCTGGGCCGTGGGCATCGCGGAGCGGATACCGAACACCCGGGCCTCGTACGACGCCGTGGAGACCACTCCGCGCGGCCCGATCCCGCCGACCACCACGGGTTTGCCGCGCAGGCTCGGCTTGGCCGCCTGCTCGGCGGCCGCGAAGAACGCATCCATGTCGAGATGCAGGATCGTCGGGGCAGGTCTCACATGTCCGATGCTGCCCCATGCCACTGACAATCGGCCCGATGCCGGGCCGGTAGCGCCGTCAGGGACTCAGCCCGCGCGGTTGCGCCGCCGCGCCAGCTCGTCCTGCGGGTTCTTCCCGACCAGGGTCTCGCCGGTGTCCACACGCTCTCCGTGGAGCTGTGACAGCGCGCTCTCCACGTCCCGCCAGACCCGCCCACGGCGATCCCGAAGACGCCCTGACCGCCCTGGAGCAGATCCACGACCTGGTCGGGCGAGGTGCACTCGTAGACCGTCGCGCCGTCGCTCATCAGCGTCATCCGCGTCAGATCCGCCAGCCCGCGCGAGCGCAGATGCTGGACGGCCGTGCGGATGTTCTGAAGCGACACCCCGGTGTCCAGCAGCCGCTTGACGATCTTCAGGACCACGACGTCCCGGAAGCTGTAGAGCCGCTGGGTGCCCGAGCCGTACGCCGGCCGGATGCTCGGCTCCACCAGGCCCGTACGCGCCCAGTAGTCGAGCTGCCGATAGGTGATGCCCGCTGCCGCACAGGCGGTCGGGCCGCGATAGCCGATGTTCTGCGCCTCGCAGTCCCCCGACACCGCCGCGGCCGGTGCCGGGGCAGGATTCGCTGCTGCGCCCGAGTGGAGCGGCAACGCCCCTTCCGCCGCCATACCGTCGCCGGTGATTGCCACGCCGCCCTCCGTCCTCCACGTCCCGGACGGGACCTGCCATATCGACGGTATGCAGTCACTCGGGGTGCGTCAACGATCGCCGCGCTCGCCACGCCGAGTGATAATCACCCTACGAGTGGTTTCTCGTGACCTCGCACGGGGAAGGGCTAGTTGTTTGGCCAAAAACAGGTGGTTCGCCTGGCCGGTATTACTGGCTGTTGGTCCCGAAGTCCTCGGGCGAGATCTGGTCGAGGAACTCGCGGAACTTCTCCACCTCGTCCTCCTGCTCGTCCGGGATGGCGATCCCCGCGTCGTCCAGCACACCGTCGGTACCGAAGATCGGCGTTCCGGTGCGCAGAGCCAGCGCTATCGCGTCGGACGGACGCGCGCTGACCTCGACCCCGCTCGCGAAGACGAGTTCGGCATAGAAAACCCCCTCGCGCAGATCCGTGATGCGGACCTGCGTCAGCTCCTGGCCCACCGCTTCGAGCACGTCCTTGAAAAGGTCGTGCGTCAGCGGCCTGGCAGGGACCATGCCCTGCTGGGCAAAGGCGATGGCGGTGGCCTCCCCTGGCCCGATCCAAATGGGCAAGTATCGGTCGCCTCCCACCTCCCGCAGGAGCACGATCGGTTGGCTGGAAGGCATTTCCACCCGGACACCCACGACGTCGAGCTCGTTCACACAGCAACCCTAGGACGTGCCCGGCCGGTTTGGGTAGTCGGGCACTCGTTTGCTCACTACAGCCGGACCCGCAAAGCGCTCTGCACCAGTGCCGCATGCAGCCGTACGGACAGCGTCGCCAGCTCTCTGGCGGTGGCTTCGGCATGGGCCCTGGTCTGCGGGTTACGGTGCCGCCGAAGGGGTGCAACGACCTGCTCGACCAGGCCCGCCTCGCGCTCGGCGGCCGCCTTCACGGCACGCAGATGCCGCGGTTCGAGACCGAAACGGCCCAGGTCCGCAACAAGCTTGGCCACCGTGACGGCCTCGATGTCGTATCCGCCCTCCGCATGAGGGACGATGAGTCCGTAGGACTCCCAGTCGGCGAGCGCCGCCTCGTCCACCTCCGCGGCGGCCAGCAGCTCTGCCCGGCCGATCCGGGCAGCCGTGGGGCGCTCCTCACCAGGTTCGTGTACGCCCTCGACCAGATCCCGCGAGGGAGTGGTCGGGGCCGGCAGCGGCACCTGCTCTCCGCGCTCCAGGGCGTCCAGATGCTCCCGGATGACCTTCAGCGGCAGATAGTGGTCCCGCTGCATCCGCAGGACGCCGGCCAGCCGCTCCACGTCCGCCGGTGTGAACTTGCGGTATCCGGAAGGCGTGCGCTTCGGCTCGACCAGTCCCTCGGCCTCCAGGAAGCGAATCTTGGAGATCGTGACCTCGGGGAACTCCTCGCGCAGCAGGGTGAGCACCGTGCCGATGCTCACCGGCCTGCCGTCCGAGGAGGCGGCGCCGGCAGAGCCGGCACCGCCTTTCGGTGTATCGCGCATATGCCTTCCCCGACCGGTCAGATACCGGCGCCTCGCTGGCTCGCGTAGAAGACCAGGCGGAACTTGCCGATCTGGACCTCATCACCGTTGGCGAGGGCGACGGAGTCGATCCGCTCACGGTTGACGTAGGTGCCGTTCAGGCTGCCGACGTCGGCGACCGTGAAGAGACCGTCCGGACCGCGACGGAATTCCACATGGCGGCGCGAGACCGTCACATCGTCGAGGAAGATGTCGCCCTGCGGATGCCGGCCCGCCGTCGTCAGCTCGCTGTCCAGAAGGAAGCGGCTGCCCGAATTCGGACCCCGGCGGACGACCAGCAGCGCCGACCCGAGCGGAAGGGCGTCGACGGCCGCCTGCGCCTCGGGGGACAGCGACGGCGACAGGTTCTGGCCCGTCGCCTCCGAGTCGTAGGCCTCCAGCCCCGAAATGGAGATGGTGGAGGTCGTCTCGGACGCGCGCTCGGGCTGAGCGCCCGGACGCAGGGGCGCACCACAGTTGGAACAGAACCGGCTCGCCTCGGCGTTCCGGTTCCCACACCTCGTACAAACCGGCAAGGCCGACCCTCCACCCGTGCGTGCGGCTGATGGTTCCTGGGAACCTATGCG
This Streptomyces decoyicus DNA region includes the following protein-coding sequences:
- the gcvP gene encoding aminomethyl-transferring glycine dehydrogenase; translated protein: MTTNRISLTELERGTPFEHRHIGPDHEAQAKMLAHVGFGSLDELTATAVPDVIKSAEALGLPQARTEAEVLQELHGLADRNQVLASMIGLGYYGTFTPPVILRNVMENPAWYTAYTPYQPEISQGRLEALLNFQTMVADLTGLPTSGASLLDEGTAAAEAMALSRRVGKVKQGVFLIDADCLPQTIAVIQTRAEPTGVEVVVADLSDGIPAEIAERGVFGVLLQYPGASGAVSDPRPVIEQAHELGAIVTVAADLLALTLLTSPGELGADIAVGTTQRFGVPMGFGGPHAGFMAVRDQFARSLPGRLVGVSVDADGSKAYRLALQTREQHIRREKATSNICTAQVLLAVMAGMYAVYHGPEGLRTIARRTHRYAAVLAEGLRAGGVEIVHDAYFDTLTARVPGRAAEVVAAAREAGVNLRQVDADLVGIACDETTGRAQLAGVWGAFGLHGDVEQLDAAAAETLPQALLRSDDYLAHPVFHQYRSETAMLRYLRTLADKDYALDRGMIPLGSCTMKLNATTEMEPVTWPAFGQLHPFAPAAQAQGYLTLIQELEERLATVTGYDKVSIQPNAGSQGELAGLLAVRAYHRANGDEQRTVCLIPSSAHGTNAASAVMAGMKVVVVKTGEDGEVDTDDLHAKIEKHRDELAVLMVTYPSTHGVFEEHITQICAAVHDAGGQVYVDGANLNALVGLAEPGKFGGDVSHLNLHKTFCIPHGGGGPGVGPVGVRAHLAPYLPNHPLQPAAGPETGVGPISAAPWGSAGILPISWAYVRLMGGEGLKRATQVAVLSANYIAKRLEPHYPVLYTGPGGLVAHECIIDVRPLTKATGVSIDDVAKRLIDYGFHAPTMSFPVAGTLMIEPTESEDLGELDRFCDAMIAIRAEIEKVGSGEWDKDDNPLRNAPHTAGALGGDWSHPYTREEAVFPAGVEASEKYWPPVRRIDGAFGDRNLVCSCPPLDEYDN
- a CDS encoding FHA domain-containing protein, which translates into the protein MGRCVHRGFVLPHGRVYFVQGESPVKLFGKLFGKSARQEGGSGSARHRASGRPDESGSAEDRPLFRDEVSGPSGGYGAGSVDPSGPGRIGSQEPSAARTGGGSALPVCTRCGNRNAEASRFCSNCGAPLRPGAQPERASETTSTISISGLEAYDSEATGQNLSPSLSPEAQAAVDALPLGSALLVVRRGPNSGSRFLLDSELTTAGRHPQGDIFLDDVTVSRRHVEFRRGPDGLFTVADVGSLNGTYVNRERIDSVALANGDEVQIGKFRLVFYASQRGAGI
- the ftsR gene encoding transcriptional regulator FtsR, producing MRDTPKGGAGSAGAASSDGRPVSIGTVLTLLREEFPEVTISKIRFLEAEGLVEPKRTPSGYRKFTPADVERLAGVLRMQRDHYLPLKVIREHLDALERGEQVPLPAPTTPSRDLVEGVHEPGEERPTAARIGRAELLAAAEVDEAALADWESYGLIVPHAEGGYDIEAVTVAKLVADLGRFGLEPRHLRAVKAAAEREAGLVEQVVAPLRRHRNPQTRAHAEATARELATLSVRLHAALVQSALRVRL
- a CDS encoding PRC-barrel domain-containing protein; amino-acid sequence: MQTDIDPRSLIGRKAFDRNGTKIGTIDEVYLDDATGEPEWAAVRTGLFSRDAFVPLEPSKMVGEGLHIPYDRKLIKDAPDFGVGRHLSPEQELQLYHHYRLDISSPTSDPVSSPGSGDKDFGRIAGSDD
- a CDS encoding bifunctional nuclease family protein; this translates as MNELDVVGVRVEMPSSQPIVLLREVGGDRYLPIWIGPGEATAIAFAQQGMVPARPLTHDLFKDVLEAVGQELTQVRITDLREGVFYAELVFASGVEVSARPSDAIALALRTGTPIFGTDGVLDDAGIAIPDEQEDEVEKFREFLDQISPEDFGTNSQ
- a CDS encoding DNA polymerase IV, which codes for MRPAPTILHLDMDAFFAAAEQAAKPSLRGKPVVVGGIGPRGVVSTASYEARVFGIRSAMPTAQARRLCPNAAYLTPRFTLYRQVSEAVMELLHALSPLVEPLSLDEAFVDLEAGGVPPETAAVRGVGEQLRRDIRSATGLTGSVGLAGAKLLAKIASEAAKPDGLVVIEPGTERELLGPMTVRTLPGVGPATAETLRRAGIHTVAETAEAGEAELVRLLGKAHGAGLYAMALGRDDRPVVAERDAKSISVEDTFEVDLTDRTRVRSEVLRLADRCVQRLRAAGRSGRTVVIKVRNYDFSTLTRSETLRGPTDDPAVIREAAARLLEMVDTTGGVRLLGVGVSGLADFTQEDLFAQVATEREAEETAKAAAAAAEAAGGGTEPHEAEEERPRRWHPGLDVVHDEYGAGWVQGSGVGRVTVRFETPWSAPGRVRTFAVEDPALRPGEPLPLVRGGPADGQSSEPAILPKSLSPEPGEDTGSEVGEEISSR